The segment TTTTTGATAAACTTTTCGATTTTCaaatattccctccgtttcgaattactGGTCGTTGTaaagcaaaatttttgtttcaaaataagtatcgttttcggttttcaatgcaaaatttattgacaatattctctattatatttttctattggttgaaatatagTTAGGTGTATtagtaatagtgtttttattttaaaaatatgtaaaattaaatgtttttttaatatatgtgcaTAAACCTGAAACGACAACTAATATGAAATAGATGAagtatttttttccaaaaaaatgattttttatatgtttaggAGATGGCACTGAATTAGAAGTTTGACTGAATTTGAAAGGATCAAAGTTtccattaattattttggttattcAACCATATATTTCATCAATTCTTTTAAATGTAGTCaacgtgatttttttttcatttattaatccaaaactaatttataaaccaccaatttttgttttctatcataataatttaatttttatttttttatcattgtTTATTTTCTTCAGAATATGATATTTGCtcaaaatagaattaaatatgatctttataatattatttgagaaataagttttttatatatcacGTTCACGTTAATTCATATGATGATTATTTACAATGATATTCTTAATGAATTGAATGTTTCTTATtgccattattattatttatttactaggGTTtgacccgccctacgggcggattACTAAATGAAagttacataatatattatcaattttagTGAGTATTTCAGAATAATTAGTTTACTTTAATTTGAAAGTGATctctatttttaatatgtagGATTTGTTATTGTTATTTGAGGTAACGCTTATAATTATAATACTAAAAATTACAATTATACATGTATttcaaattcataaaattacaCCTATGCATTtctatatattatctattttggGTAATAGAGATATTTTATTGAAATAATGCTCGTTGTATCTCTGTTATGCTTTTTCCAGcgtattttttgattttttttttttttgtaaacttgaaatactaataaatattcACATACTATAATTAACTTCACTGCTGGTTTCAGAGAATCTAATGTTCCTGGTTGTTTGTAGAGCAATGCTGGTGTGAAAAATGGGGGTATACATGCAATAGAAGCTGTTGTACATTTGtatattgtgtttttttctgcttaaaaccataaaataaaaggtgaaattcacaaacaaaacatataactaAATGAATATGACCAAATATCTTGGTATgcattgatatatatatatatatatatatagaagggCGGCCTTAGggaatacaataattttaaccGTGTACAAAAATTAGACTTTCCAAAAAATAAACATTCAAAATTCACttcccaaaaatataaatttactgtgacttatattttgtttcattaatgaataaaaaacattttcacTACACGCACacttttttgtataaatttgaattatattttttttgcatttgtatttaaatatgtGTTAAATATATCGAAACcattatgaaaataaatgggtagacatattataatttatttttaatttattcatgGTCTTAAACAAATTTTGAGATGATTAAGACACAATTTATTGCATTCTTTATAACTGAAAAGCCTATATATAACTATGAGGAAGATGATCAAAATGAAGATCTAAATACTTTTTTATGTTGGTTATTTAATACAAttgattcaaaaaaaattttggtTTAAGAATCACAGTTCCAAGATTAAAGAGTTTGTTTATACATTTTTTCCTAGTTAGGTTGGGGTGAGGTCCAAACAATacttaaaacacaaatatagaATTGTGACAAAGTGGTTTATGTTAGTAATCTAATTTACAAATTCCTTATTTGTACCACTATACATTTAGCAAATTGTGTACATTTGAATATACcaaatttaaatacattttcaGCATTTCCGATAATTGAAAATGAGAGAAGGTCACCTCACACCTCTAAATGTGCATCTTCTTTTTAACATCGAAGGATCATACGCCACTAAGTCTTCCCAACACACATCAGTTACTTGTGTCCAAATAAATCATTCGATTGTTCATTTTGGTGAGGCTCGTTACTCTGTTTTCCCATAAATTCTATCCCCAACATTTCTTTTAATCTCAAGTTTTGGTAAAGGCTATGATTTGAACCAGTTCATTTCTCATCTCCCTGTTTCTATATACTATAATTAACACTAACATTGTGATTCTCTATAATATAGTACAATATTAGTTTGaatgaatgaaaaaaagaaaccttATAGTTCCAGGATTCTGgattataagaaattaatcaGTAAACCAAAATTAGGAACACACGTAGATCTTACTCAATTATCTTACCATTCTTTGTGCAAGACGCAGGTTTTCTTGATAATTTACTGGTTACCCTTGAGCCAACTCTTTTTCCTCTCGAGATAACTTGACTACCCAATAGTGTCTCTCTGTATATTTTCCTGTATAATCTCTTGAGCCTCCCTTATTTGCCTTCTGTATCTGCATGTTCCTTCATATTTTCTACAGTATTAGCTATGATATTTGTTTGAATCAAAAGAAACATTAATCCAAGAATTTATGATCATAAGCGGTTGAAATCAATACAAAGTTGGTTTgaatgaaaacaaaagaaaccatCTATGTAGTTAAGCTAATACTGATAAAATGGCAGGAATAATCAATACGTAATTGCAGGAATAATCTGTTTTTACATTTGTGTATCATACCCAAAAGAAATGTATTGCAGGAAGAATCAATACATAGAATCAATATCATAAGTTTCTGAAATCAGTAAACCAAAACTAAGAACACAATCAAATCTCACTCTATTACCTTACCATTCTCCCTGCAATACGTAAAATAATCTCTCATTTGCAGTACCTATCTATCTATCATCCTTAGGATTTTGTTGATAATTCATTGGTATCTTTTGAgcctctcttttttcttctcaaGATAACTCGGCCAACAAATGGTGTCTCTCTGTCTCTGTTTCTGATCCGCACGTTTTCTGGATCTTCTCTTCTCTACCCGCAACGTTATCTCTCTCTATATGTTCCTACATATTCTCTTcagcctctctctctcatccGCCTTCCATATCTGCATATCATGTAGAGTATTAGCTACATTTTAATCAAAGGGCACATATAAATTCTAGAACAGAATATAAGAATATCAGGAAGACAGCAACAGGGTTGTTTTGTgttattttagtataaaaaaatataaggtGTAACATAATCAAGCAAGGAAGAATTCACCGAGCAATAATTTGCTTGGGATAATGGATTCGGTCAACTTGAGCTTCTCATCCAACTTAGCACGATACTCCATAAGCCAAATTCACACATAAGATAAAAACTCAATAAAACAAAGCTCACTACTTGCAACCAAGAAAGAGAATGTATAACTAAAGGGCCATGTCTACATCGAACAAAGTAACCTTCACTGACCAGGTGTTTGTACTTCTTCAGACGGTGGGAGTTAACAGAACTGTGAGTGGGCGTAAACCGTGGCTGAACAgcaattatatgattatttcacagacataacaaaagaaaaactaaataatagaACGACGGATACAAATTTATACAGGCTTTACCTTCTCGTTAAGGAAGAGCATGTCAGGCCCATAAGCTCTCTTCCTTTCTGGGTTCCCAGAATCGGTGCAGATGGACCTCCAATTTGTTAGAAAAACGCCCGACTTGTTCTCTACCTCGGCGGACGTAAAGCGGAGCAAGTGGACTTCAACGGTGAAGGAGGAGTGGCTGGTTCTGCAGATCGGACGCATTGGATCACGGAAACCAAATCGTTAGGCATGACTCAAATTTTTTGTATACTGATTAGTTTAGAACGAATATGATTATGAAAGCATGAAATCGTACCTTTTTATAGTAGAGACTCCACCGTCTTGCACTCTCCAGGGTCGCATTGAATGGAGATCATGTGTGATTGATTAAGGAGGGCTTAATGAGGGGGAATCGGTTACTGCCTCGTCccggatgatgaagatgaaagATCGTCCAACGGAGGAACTTTGGAGAAGCTAGAGAGAGACAACGACAACCCTAATCTAAAACGCGGTCGTGTTGTTATCTAATAACACAGAGTTCGACGGGCCTGATCTTTTGGAAGCAGCCCAACGAAAACGGGAAATAAACccaagaaaaataaatgatacGGTGAGTTTAGTAAAAATGGACAGGTGTCGCGACGTGGTTAACCCATTTTATGACGTGGCTCTCTAAGAAGAGAGACACCTTTTCTTTATATAGATAGATTATTATTTAAGTTATGTTTAACttatctaataaataaaatttataaaattcggaaacaaaataatttgattCATGAAAAGGAAAGTTTACAGaataatcttgattttaaaatatatttttttcttttcatttttatttaggttttccaaatatacatttcaaaaataaaatatatagtaaaaacatttatattttttaaaaaatatatatatataatgtgatttcataaagcaacatatattaaattatacataatgttactaaaatgtttttacaatctaagataaaattaattttaaatgcaaataacaaaattaatcaaaattttaatctttttttggaacacaatcaaaatttaatctaTAGAGCAAAATTTTATGGTTGAATCGAGAAAATAgatttatctaatatatttaaataataaacaaacatgcgagatattatatatcaaaaatcaGACAtcgaattaaaataaaataatgtatttaaaataaatcatgcatattaattacaatataaattataaacaattttaaaatataaataaataattaataatttattaaaatttgtaaatatttgtatatgtgCATGAGTACAAAAACATcacataatttaatataattggtGATATATAGTGTATAATATAGGGTATATATATGATcaccattattattatttatttactgttatttaggttttctttttctttatgtttttacAATAACTTAcctgataaataaaatttataaaatttgaaaatgaaataatatGATTCATAAAAAGGAAGGTTCACCGAATAATCTTGATTTCAAAAcataatgttttcttttcattttttatttaggtttcctattatacattttaaaaatgaaatatataataaagaaaacatttatatttttttaattctgtaTAATGTTTTTCTCTGTCTTCTCACAGTCTCAAATATtatgcatatattttatttctaagtAAAAATACTCGGTCAGTATTAAATAAATCTACTGTATAACATTTTTCTACGTAGGATACTAAATCATAAAGAGCCCATTGGGCCTTTATGAAAGCCTATATCCACTTTTAAAATAGTGAAATATTATTCCTCGATAAACCCAAAATGAACACGATGCTTTGTTTCGCCGGAGCTTCTTCTGCACTtgatttctctccttctctcctACTCTTTAGCTTCCGTATCCGCCGCCGTCAAGTCGGAGGCATTGGCCGGAGACTAGTCATGAATTCCGTTAGCTCGCAAGTTCGGTCGAGGGAATCGGATGAAGGAGGAGTGATAACGGAAGAGGAGTGGCGGAGATGGGGAGCGGTTTCTCCGTTACCGGCGGCGGTCAAACAGATTGTGGATGATCTGAAGGTCCTTGAGCTTAAGGTCGACGCGCAGATCGAGTTTGGTGGGAATGGTGGCAAGTTACAGGTTGTTACTTAGCCATGATGAAATGAAACTCTGTTGTTTCCTTTCAGatcgttttttttgttgtgtgtttaaATTAGTAAGTTAAAGGTGTGGAGGTGATCCAAAAGCCGTTGAGTAATGCCATCTGGTTAATGATTGAGTTGATATGTTGTGCTGTCTAAAAATTGTTTAGATGGGGTTAACTTATTCTATTCTCAGGGGGCGTTTGGTGCATATGAAGATAAGAAGCATAGGGCTACATATGAAGCCTTGGATGACCCTGAGAAGAAGTTTCGTTTTTTCTCTGCTCGACAAGTTGCTTGTAGGCTGCTTGGGAGCAGAGGCTATTTATGCCAGAAGGTTCTCTTtacttcattcttttttttttttaaagctctTCTAATAATAAGAGGGAACTCAATCTACTGATTTTTTGTGTTTGCAGTGCTGGCTTGCTATGGAGGATTGCATGTGTTCAAACGTCAAGCCCTGTGGTTTGTGGAAAAGGATACGTTTTTGGCTCTATATGCATCCTAGGGTTTGTATTGGTTCATGGTTGTCCCCTATTCGGTTTTTAAGTGGTTCTACCCGATGTATTGACTTGCTGTTTGGCTTTTGACAGGATTTTCTGCGCCAGAACAACACAGGGAAGTTGTTGTGGCAAGTATTTGGTGTACGCTCTGCTTCACTCTGCATCTTTGGAATAGCTGAAGACGAAGAGATCATGTGGAATGAGTTTAAGCTTGCAGGTAGGTGTTTGATTCTACTAGTCTTTTTACATCCCTGCTAgttcatgcatttgttttttttttaaatggttttgCTAAAAGCCTTGCCCTTTTTGTTGTGATGGATGCTTCAGGAAAAAGCCATGTTTGTTGCCTCTATCCCAACCAGAACTCGGAACTCACGTTGACGGTTGAAAACGCTTTTCGTAATTTGACTTCAGAGAATCCTGGATCATCAATGGTAATAAATACAACAACATCATTGCTTTGCTTATAGATATGTTTTCCGTTCTTCAGTCTTTTACTCTTACGCTTgtgttaaaaattaaagttcTTAGGTTAGACAATTGATAGCTACACTTTTCTATTTCCCAGGCAGATGAGGATAAAACTTTGCATTTCATTTTGCTTGATGGCACCTGGAACAATTCAGCTGCAATGCTCAAGCGTTTAAAGGTATAATAACCTTTGCAACTGACTAATATCTCACATGGAGTTCGTCTTTGTTCTTTTGCTAATACATTAAGAGAGATCTATCTGTGTAGGATCATGCAAAGACAGTATGGGGAGATGAAGATCTTCCTTGCATATCTCTTGCAACAGGTGCATCAGCAATGCACAAACTCAGGTAACAACATTCTCAACTCTCTATATTATTACTCATTGCTCCAAAACTCTCTCTGTTTTACAATTTCTACATTTGGTCTTTTGATCTACAGACCACAACCATCATGGGACCGGACTTGCACCGCAGCAGCAGCAATTGGACTCCTATCCGAGCTGAGTCTTCTCCCACAGTTAAGCAGCTATGGTTTAGACAAACAAGCCGATTCAGTAGAGGAATCCTTGGTCGTATTACTGGACTCACTAACAGGACGACGCTTAAGAATGGGCAGATCCATAACTCGTAAGGTGAGAAACACCATCAACATTtgctaatcttttttttttacaaaaatggaATTTCGTTTCTTAAATGTTAAATTATAAACACATTACAACTAGATaatgaaattaatttatttttctttgcctcggttcgatttggtttgtTGGTGGCACAAGGAGAGTTTAACCGTGAACCTTTACCCAACAATGCAAAGCCAACATGTTTGCTTAACAAttacttcaaaattttaacaaaCTTCACACGATTTCagtaaattaaaatttcatgaaAATCTCAGTTATATgatcattaaaaaaatgtacATATACATTGCTAGTTGCTACATTAACAAAGCGttaaaaacaagaaacaaaaagacCAAAGTTTCTTCATAAAAACCGTCAGATTCCAAGATCAAAACCTTTAAACCGAATCAAAATCCTTTCTAATAAGAAGAAAGTAACCCAAAATAGCACAAACCGCAGCAACAGCATTGCCTTCTTTCAAAAGAACCTTAAACACAAATCCAAACACTTCTCTCGTAATCTTCCGAGCTTCAACAACCAAATCTCTTCTCGACTTGCCAAAGAAAGCAAGCAACACAACCACCGATATCCATATCACCATAACCGCCGGAACAGCAACCGCCGCCGCCGCAACCATCGACATCGCTCCGAACACTGCTCCCAGCACCACGGAAGCGTAAACCGCCGGTATTCGAGACGGCGACGGCGATGACGTGTACTGGAGCTTGTACCAGCTAAGCACAGATCTCAAGAAGTTCCATGAGGAAGACAGGAGAATGGCGTAGACAGCGACGAAGAGACAGACCCATGTCCTTCTCTTGCTCATGATTCGCATAAAGATGAGGTACGATCTTGGAGGAGATGAACTCGATGCTCTTGGAGAATCCACCATCTGGAGATCTGAgtgtggtttttttttcttgagagGGGGACTTTGTACTATGGTCTGAAATTGAAATCTCCGTGATTTGGGATTTGTCTGAAGctgaagagagaaaaagaagaaaaaaagaaagattttgaGAAAAGTCTTCTGATTTGTAAGAAATAGATTAGTTAGTAGTACTCGTGAGTCCCACTCTCACATCAAAGAGCGTGCTTTACACTCGTCGCTTTGGAGGTTTGTAATGGAGAACACGCGCTTAcagttttcctttttatttgtttatctaAAGTTTCCCGATTTTCCGATAATCCAGATATGGAAACTGGGAACAAACAAATGCATATTGCATGAACTAATATCACAAATTAAATACGTATAAATAACTGTTtgacaaatataaaaatgtaataaattaactttttttcttcgttctttgtttgtttttccACTCCGGAATATATGACGAAAGACAATTCCTGTGTGCGATAATTTTCCAATAAATGTGTTTAAAGACGACGTAAGTAgattcttttggtttatattagTCGTATATGAAGTTAGGAATAAACAAGCAAACAAATGCGTTTTgtctttcttttaaaaaaatgtggTTTGTCTTGATTAATAGGGCCTCTTAGCTTATGTTAGCCGACAAGAACAATAAAAAAGGGACCAATCATCTAATCTTTAATGATAATTAAGTAATTTAAAGACTTAGTGAAGTCgtttctttttatgtttatcTAATTTCTTTTGAATTCTTAGAAGATGAGGAAGAACATGGCGAAACTTCTTGACGCTTACCGCtcaagatatatttttaattcttgtaACTAGccaagaaaatgaaaatatatatcagcatatGATCAAACACTCATACAAGTTGAGAATCTGTAATTGTGTAATTCAATATGGAAaccataatatattattattatccaTAATGCACTTGACACAAAGGAGAAGAATACGACATGGTTTTGTGGATATCAATGTGCCTTCAGTTTCTTTCGTGCATTACTTTTTTAACTGTACAATATATAGGTTAGAGAGGAAGAAGCACATTAACTAAGCTTAATTGGGGTTTAAATTATTTGTCAAAATGGCCCAGAGAGGAACCTACTCAATGGTGATGCATTCCCTAGTCGTAACTACAATTGCCATGCTGATTTTTCAGAGATTACTATAGAGACGGCTTCAGCTTCTCTTGCTTCACAAATCAAATTTGTCTCTTAACCGAGCCATATATAGACTCCAGTGGGGGGTACCTATAAAAGTGCTTCAACTAGACAAATATGTAACTATGATAGCTGGGCAAGTGTAACATGTACAGATTAGTTTTCTCTAAAGCAAGtgtttgttgtcaaaaaaaataaatgagttGGTCATTCTCTAAAGACATCGTGCTGTCGTGTGAGCTAGTTGATTAAAATTTACCTAGATATTGTAAGACTATGTATATAGTTATATACACAAACAAACAAGCGTGTACATATTTGCATTTGGcaacttgatattttataagtCTCAGTCAAACAATATCTTccaaaatcaaattcaaattctGACTTCTTTTATATTCGTATTTAGTTTCTTATTAATTATCCTTCTGGTTCTTGATATTCATTTCATTATTCTCTATGTTTAGGTATAATTCCAATAACTTCATTAAAAATAAGAACGGACTAACTTGTGAGTTTAATATTTTGGTATGAGTTTATGTGGTTAAACAAACGACTTGGTTGGAgtaaattaaacaaaagaacTTGGTCAAAACAAGTAGTCTTGTAAGCGGGGACCAAGACTTGAGAGGTGTTATCTAGGATCTACGTTGACCAAAACAATTTTAACATGCTAGCAAACCTTTTCCAAAAACAATTTTGAGTATtacttaacttttttttttggtaacatgTTAAGATAGTATTCCTTACTTTACAACCATATAAAACCGAAATTTCTTAAAGACAAAGAGTTACAGGAGTGAGGAGAGACAGATAATGTGGAAAAAATCTATCTCGTTGACCAAGGGCGGCTTAGTTAGTTATTGACATTCAtcttatattacatttattatataCCGATCGATGATGTGACTGACTGCGACTCTACGTATGCGTTTAATCAGTCAAACATGTAACAACAACAATAAAGATCTATCCTTATGCTTATGCATAGATTTCTTCTCTTTGTTCCCTCTTTGAACGTTCAAGCTTCCAGGTAATGTCTCTATTTCTTAATCTTCTGTTTTGaatttttgggttttaaatCCCTCTGATCTCTGTTTATCTCTTCAGGGTATCTTTGCCATGGGTTGCGTAAGTTCCAAACACAGGCTTTTCAGAAGAAAGTCGACACTGAAAGATTCATCAGATAAACGTTCTTCTGATATTGATTCTTCGAGGGTAGATGATTGGATCCAACCGGGAGGTGGGCTTGATAGATCGAGTAGCAGGGGAGAGGCCAAAGATAAGTTGGTTGAGTCCGAAACGTTTAGTTCCACTAGGTTTAATGATCATCAGATTGTTGATAAGATACTGGAGCACCCTGAGAAGATAGTTGATCATATAGTTGAAGCTGTTCATGATCAGGACTTGACAAGGGTCTCGAGTGATGTTGATAAACATGATTTGGAGATACATCCTAATGTTATAAAACCGAAGCTAGATCAGTGGAATAGCATAGATTCCAACGCTCGGTTGATTGAGAAGGAACCAGAGTTTCTTGGGGTTCAAGCGGTTCCTTGGGAAATGAGCAAGAACCAGTGTGTTGTTGTTCCAAACGACATAGAGTTAAGGCAATTATCATCAGAATGGCCTACTTGGCTAGTCTCTGTTGCTGGTGAAGCATTAGTGGACTGGGCTCCACGTCGAGCAAGCACCTTCGAGAAACTTGAGAAAGTAAGCTTCTTTTATCACAAAACTCTCTATAATCCAGACCCATGTTTAGTTAAACAGAACCTGTCTTGTCTTGTGGATACAGATTGGTCAAGGAACATATAGCAGCGTGTACAGGGCACGTGATCTTATCCATAACAAGATTGTTGCGCTTAAAAAAGTCCGGTTTGATCTTAACGACATAGAAAGTGTCAAGTTCATGGCGAGAGAGATCATAGTAATGCGACGGCTTGATCATCCTAACGTCCTGAAACTAGATGCATTGATCACTGCCCATGTTTCATCATCACTCTACTTAGTATTCGAGTACATGGATCATGATCTCTTAGGACTTTCTTCACTACCCGGTGTTAAGTTCTCAGAGCCTCAGGTACTATTATATACTGCACGTAAATGCTTTGCTACTCCAACATGTAGAGTTCTTTTAGGTTTTGGTCGAATCTCCAAAATAGCACATTttcaaagttttttaaaatagcaCCCAAtgatcaaattttcaaaatagcataatttaacatgaaaaatatcaaattttcacCAGAGACATTACAAAAATTCTATGCAAAATTACACTAACTAAAAATAATCTTGGTGGGCAAGTGCCCCACCCACCATACACCTAACCTCGTCCTTGCTTAATTACTAAACCATGAATCTTAATCAATAAAtccaaatataaatcaatatatatatatatatatatatactaggtgttttgtccGCACTTGCAGActtaatagtttaaaaaaaaactataaacaaatactataaattcaaaaaccttaaaataatttttctcatgtttttaaaatatttaataactaactaaatattaattttatattcaatttcttttattttaataaataattatttgttacgtaaaataaacttaaaatattcatataaacataaattattattttaaaaaaaatatatgatgtaaaatattttagataatataatataaaatattttaccaaacaaaagattttttaatttatgggtaattatatatttacaaatataacctaattatttattaagaacAATAAAGGTTTTTAACGCTCTAAATTTAAATGTGAAAGCGAAAAAgttattacaaaaattattttaagataacaacacaatatgtattaattatcttattataaacataattaatatttttaatataaatttatttttaactctctaataaattcaaaaataatctgattaatatagattcatttttaattatatatacaaattcattaagggtagtatcgatattaaccactataacttttaacgtgagagatccgttgcgaaaaattacTTAGCAAATAATTCATTATTATTAAGGATAGTATCGATATTTAGAATTTCTTTTCTTGTGTActaattttatcataaaaaaaaacataatttggTGCTATTTAAGGGTCTCTTATGTTTCTGTTGTCTAGGTTAAATGTTACATGCAACAACTTCTAAGTGGGCTTGAACATTGTCACAGACGCGGTGTTCTTCATCGCGATATCAAAGCATCAAATCTTCTCATCGACCGTAATGGAGTCTTGAAGATAGCAGACTTCGGACTAGCAACTTTCTTTGACCCTGCCAAAACTATACCGTTGACTAGCCGTGTTGTCACTCTTTGGTACCGACCACCAGAGCTTTTGCTTGGAGCTTCTCATTACGGTGTTGGAGTTGATCTTTGGAGCACAGGTTGCATCTTAGGTGAACTATACGCTGGTAAACCGATCCTACCAGGAAAAACCGAGGTGAATATTTTCCATTTTCCTACTACACATTGGGTGTTGCATCATGCATGTTTTTTGAAGTTTCTCACTTGTTCTTTATAGGTAGAACAGTTGCATAAAATCTTTAAGCTATGTGGTTCACCAACTGAAAGTTACTGGAGAAAACATAACTTACGGTCTTCAGCTGGATTCAGAAGTAGGGTTCCTTATAGACGGAAACTATCAGAGATGTTTAAGGACTTTCCCACGAGTGTTCTTTTGCTTTTAGAGACTTTACTCTCTATAGACCCTGATCAACGGAACTCTGCAGATAGTGCCCTTG is part of the Raphanus sativus cultivar WK10039 chromosome 5, ASM80110v3, whole genome shotgun sequence genome and harbors:
- the LOC108853888 gene encoding uncharacterized protein LOC108853888 isoform X2, giving the protein MRPWRVQDGGVSTIKRTSHSSFTVEVHLLRFTSAEVENKSGVFLTNWRSICTDSGNPERKRAYGPDMLFLNEKPRFTPTHSSVNSHRLKKYKHLYRAKLDEKLKLTESIIPSKLLLGEFFLA
- the LOC108862266 gene encoding uncharacterized protein LOC108862266 translates to MLCFAGASSALDFSPSLLLFSFRIRRRQVGGIGRRLVMNSVSSQVRSRESDEGGVITEEEWRRWGAVSPLPAAVKQIVDDLKVLELKVDAQIEFGGNGGKLQGAFGAYEDKKHRATYEALDDPEKKFRFFSARQVACRLLGSRGYLCQKCWLAMEDCMCSNVKPCGLWKRIRFWLYMHPRDFLRQNNTGKLLWQVFGVRSASLCIFGIAEDEEIMWNEFKLAGKSHVCCLYPNQNSELTLTVENAFRNLTSENPGSSMADEDKTLHFILLDGTWNNSAAMLKRLKDHAKTVWGDEDLPCISLATGASAMHKLRPQPSWDRTCTAAAAIGLLSELSLLPQLSSYGLDKQADSVEESLVVLLDSLTGRRLRMGRSITRKVRNTINIC
- the LOC108853888 gene encoding uncharacterized protein LOC108853888 isoform X4, giving the protein MRPWRVQDGGVSTIKRTSHSSFTVEVHLLRFTSAEVENKSGVFLTNWRSICTDSGNPERKRAYGPDMLFLNEKPRFTPTHSSVNSHRLKKYKHLIWKADERERLKRICRNI
- the LOC108862267 gene encoding uncharacterized protein LOC108862267, whose product is MVDSPRASSSSPPRSYLIFMRIMSKRRTWVCLFVAVYAILLSSSWNFLRSVLSWYKLQYTSSPSPSRIPAVYASVVLGAVFGAMSMVAAAAVAVPAVMVIWISVVVLLAFFGKSRRDLVVEARKITREVFGFVFKVLLKEGNAVAAVCAILGYFLLIRKDFDSV
- the LOC108853888 gene encoding uncharacterized protein LOC108853888 isoform X1 encodes the protein MRPWRVQDGGVSTIKRTSHSSFTVEVHLLRFTSAEVENKSGVFLTNWRSICTDSGNPERKRAYGPDMLFLNEKPRFTPTHSSVNSHRLKKYKHLVSEGYFVRCRHGPLVIHSLSWLQVVSFVLLSFYLMCEFGLWSIVLSWMRSSS
- the LOC108853888 gene encoding uncharacterized protein LOC108853888 isoform X3; the protein is MRPWRVQDGGVSTIKRTSHSSFTVEVHLLRFTSAEVENKSGVFLTNWRSICTDSGNPERKRAYGPDMLFLNEKPRFTPTHSSVNSHRLKKYKHLYRAKLDEKLKLTESIIPSKLLLDMEGG
- the LOC108862268 gene encoding probable serine/threonine-protein kinase At1g54610: MGCVSSKHRLFRRKSTLKDSSDKRSSDIDSSRVDDWIQPGGGLDRSSSRGEAKDKLVESETFSSTRFNDHQIVDKILEHPEKIVDHIVEAVHDQDLTRVSSDVDKHDLEIHPNVIKPKLDQWNSIDSNARLIEKEPEFLGVQAVPWEMSKNQCVVVPNDIELRQLSSEWPTWLVSVAGEALVDWAPRRASTFEKLEKIGQGTYSSVYRARDLIHNKIVALKKVRFDLNDIESVKFMAREIIVMRRLDHPNVLKLDALITAHVSSSLYLVFEYMDHDLLGLSSLPGVKFSEPQVKCYMQQLLSGLEHCHRRGVLHRDIKASNLLIDRNGVLKIADFGLATFFDPAKTIPLTSRVVTLWYRPPELLLGASHYGVGVDLWSTGCILGELYAGKPILPGKTEVEQLHKIFKLCGSPTESYWRKHNLRSSAGFRSRVPYRRKLSEMFKDFPTSVLLLLETLLSIDPDQRNSADSALESEYFKTKPFACDPSCLPKYPPSKEIDANERDEAKRQRHMVEKQERQESQAISHERKYVPPIKANHLSVTIEKQYLDLKSRNDSFKSFKEERTSHGQVPGYQNMHAKNDQGGERGSHSGPFMSKRNMAKSTIHVKENAPAPRYPPSRVNPKILSVSVSSKALLDQPVMDQRRRDRRVYNRADIMDSRHVTTPVDSAWYNPSDSNIYTSSPLFAQPSRVDQMLDEHDIQLQECNSQAHNSREGKTDVSKS